The following proteins are co-located in the Colletotrichum lupini chromosome 4, complete sequence genome:
- a CDS encoding ubiquitin-like modifier 1: protein MAAEAADAGEKIAVVVEFSCFFWAGPVSRTLARDLSTQADGADPRMISFRRHALSIPAVNKDGKPATIAFLINYLCENTMKDSRKELFVLDDHLYVLESHHPRAVPILGHIFISASPGSLRPGILALINDADWELEGEEAYEVQNGDNILFVSTLHGGALQVLRPYLWVPGTSTMHPPTLKPAVFPPGCGTDRTTLKLRRPPLSRFSAAVAVDPAPLLPPAPAQRGDATRASAVGLITLLQLHHNPMDTSFRLARRRRNETSREIFTPGPRCPATATTLLAACLVAASWRQLFTPRVPLAPWLGSPASGKPVKVACPAARHPELSRKTNSATPARSGSLLALRRANVDGRGGQGFASNYSLALRPRRWRIGLDQRVPYLYIDAAAPHKPSSLARSEGRKITGPSLLRTLPPACGHLKTEAVKKEGVRHGDPMQMGTVASRACDPNGPDPLSTLSLSHTLFLSSMYAPYVLEGIKELTPLLEIRTSQMSKTSNIATVVPVENPLPTLTQRHDGRFITFFY from the exons atggCCGCAGAAGCTGCAGATGCGGGGGAGAAGATCGCCGTCGTCGTTGAGTTCTC GTGTTTCTTCTGGGCCGGTCCCGTCTCCCGGACTTTGGCCCGAGACCTTTCCACGCAGGCTGACGGGGCCGATCCGAGGATGATTTCATTT CGGCGTCACGCTCTCTCCATCCCGGCGGTGAACAAGGACGGCAAGCCCGCAACTATTGCCTTTCTCATCAACTATCTCTGCGAGAACACGATGAAGGACTCCAGAAAGGAGCTTTTCGTCCTAGATGATCATCTGTACGTCTTAGAGTCGCATCACCCACGCGCCGTCCCCATCCTGGGGCATATCTTCATTTCGGCCTCGCCTGGCTCTCT TCGCCCTGGCATCCTTGCCCTCATCAATGACGCAGACTGGGAGCTCGAAGGAGAGGAGGCGTACGAAGTCCAAAACGGTGACAATATCCTCTTCGTCTCGACGCTTCATGGAG GGGCCCTGCAAGTGTTGCGGCCGTATCTCTGGGTCCCTGGAACTAGCACTATGCATCCTCCCACTCTCAAGCCTGCTGTCTTTCCCCCGGGGTGCGGCACCGATAGAACGACGTTGAAACTCAGACGCCCTCCCCTCTCTCGCTTC TCTGCGGCCGTAGCCGTTGACCCGGCGCCTCTCCTCCCCCCGGCCCCGGCGCAGCGGGGAGATGCAACTCGTGCTTCCGCCGTTGGTCTTATTACACTACTACAATTACACCACAACCCCATGGATACATCCTTTCGCCTTGCGCGCCGTCGACGCAATGAAACGTCCCGGGAGATATTCACCCCTGGCCCCCGCTGCCCTGCAACTGCCACCACCTTGCTTGCCGCATGTCTCGTGGCCGCATCGTGGCGGCAGCTCTTCACCCCTCGTGTTCCCCTTGCACCTTGGCTTGGCTCCCCCG CCTCCGGGAAGCCTGTCAAAGTCGCATGCCCTGCCGCGCGCCACCCTGAACTATCACGAAAGACGAATAGCGCAACTCCGGCAAGATCAGGAAGCCTGTTGGCGCTACGCAGGGCGAATGTCGATGGTCGGGGCGGTCAAGGGTTTGCGTCCAATTATTCATTAGCTTTGCGGCCGAGAAGATGGAGGATTGGACTGGATCAGCGGGTTCCATATCTGTACATCGACGCTGCTGCACC CCACAAGCCCAGCTCGCTTGCTCGCAGCGAGGGGCGCAAGATTACCGGCCCCTCCCTCCTCCGGACACTTCCCCCGGCGTGCGGGCACTTGAAGACGGAGGCGGTGAAGAAAGAAGGGGTCCGTCACGGTGATCCGATG CAAATGGGGACAGTTGCGTCCCGCGCGTGCGATCCTAATGGCCCAGATCCGCTCTccaccctctctctctcacacacACTCTTCCTCTCGTCTATGTAT GCTCCATATGTTCTCGAAGGAATCAAGGAACTCACGCCCCTTCTAGAAATACGCAC TTCCCAAATGTCCAAGACTTCCAACATTGCTACCGTCGTACCTGTGGAGAATCCCCTACCTACATTAACGCAACGGCACGACGGCCGGTTCATAACGTTCTTCTACTAA
- a CDS encoding WD repeat domain-containing protein, which produces MAGTQPSIEYLSTGANRQTAVADWSPCGLLAFGADCNIALWAPSSRSAEGITTLLSGHKEVVKAVKFLPQVDGEDRRLLISGSNDQTLKVWAVDSKTNQGECIQTVHNHSAPVNCIAILRSKGNDKQVLLASGAADATIKIWKLDGSQLQLRQTIKTAPKYFPLCLALTALDEAEDVFVLAAAGTKTFVQIFVAAADDETADFKLQATLSGHEGWIRSLEFTWEKTEANSDLLLASASQDKYVRLWRLHLGKELPSLAAEGSDPLSGAYLPGKSPSNKAHRLQSAGKDFSITFEALLLGHEDWIYSAKWFTSREGKLQLLSTSADNSLAMWEADSTSGIWVSMVRLGEISREKGATTATGSIGGFWTGLWAPDGESVVCLGRTGSWRRWVYDNERDQWRNAIAVSGHTRTVTGIAWSREGDYLVSTSSDQTTRLHARWKRGDAVTGARSWHEMSRPQIHGYDLNCIDTLGASQFVSGADEKLMRVFSEPRAVAKMLQTLGGIESGAPTESMPDGANMPVLGLSNKAIDAVDDDQEVQADDQYDREAVDPATVVRKSMLDIDHPPFEESLSRHTLWPETEKLYGHGYEISCLAASHDGKLIASACKASSLNHAVIRVFETERWTEVRPPLAAHTLTVTRLRFSPDDRFLLSVGRDRQWAVFERGSDGQQYSLLQANPKGHTRMILDAAWAPLSLSDGNSSRVFVTAGRDKNAKVWVGKEAVKDEQGVSKMEFTLASSIAFDGPVTAVDFLGRRGAGGELVLAVGTESGKISLCTLAPDTFQPVDTLQLASSLCLPKPVSQLAWRPSKSDSSTDELGIAGEDSSLRVYSFTGLGAPSRSNE; this is translated from the exons ATGGCTGGCACACAGCCCTCAATAGAGTATCTGTCAACAGGAGCCAACAGGCAGACTGCGGTCGCCGACTGGAGCCCATGTGGTCTTCTTGCCTTTGGCGCTGACTGCAACATTGCCTTGTGGGCGCCGTCT TCACGAAGTGCAGAGGGCATCACGACTCTCCTAAGTGGGCACAAGGAGGTTGTCAAAGCAGTCAAATTTCTGCCCCAAGTGGACGGTGAAGATCGCAGGCTCCTCATCAGTGGCTCAAATGACCAAACACTCAAGGTCTGGGCAGTGGACTCAAAGACGAACCAAGGAGAGTGCATTCAGACGGTCCACAATCATTCGGCGCCCGTGAACTGCATCGCCATCCTGCGGTCCAAGGGGAACGATAAGCAGGTTCTTCTGGCTTCAGGGGCTGCCGACGCAACCATCAAGATCTGGAAGCTTGACGGCAGCCAATTACAGCTGCGCCAGACTATCAAAACCGCCCCCAAGTACTTCCCCCTATGCTTGGCTCTCACAGCACTCGACGAGGCCGAAGATGTGTTTGTCTTGGCCGCAGCAGGAACAAAAACGTTTGTGCAAATATTCGTCGCCGCTGCTGACGATGAGACCGCCGACTTCAAGCTCCAGGCTACCCTATCAGGTCACGAAGGCTGGATACGATCCCTGGAGTTCACGTGGGAGAAGACAGAGGCGAATAGTGACCTGCTCCTCGCTTCGGCAAGTCAAGACAAGTACGTCAGACTCTGGCGTCTGCACTTGGGCAAGGAGTTGCCATCACTCGCTGCGGAAGGCTCAGATCCCTTAAGCGGTGCCTATCTGCCGGGCAAGTCCCCCTCAAATAAGGCACACCGGCTTCAATCCGCCGGCAAGGACTTCTCCATTACCTTCGAGGCCCTTCTTCTCGGCCACGAAGACTGGATCTACAGCGCAAAGTGGTTCACTAGCCGCGAAGGCAAGCTCCAGCTACTCTCCACTTCCGCAGACAATTCCCTCGCCATGTGGGAGGCCGACAGCACCTCCGGTATCTGGGTCAGCATGGTCAGGCTAGGCGAGATCAGCAGAGAGAAGGGCgcgacgacggcgacggGAAGCATCGGCGGCTTTTGGACAGGTCTCTGGGCACCCGACGGCGAGTCCGTCGTCTGCCTGGGCCGGACGGGCAGCTGGCGTCGCTGGGTCTACGACAACGAGCGCGACCAGTGGAGGAACGCCATCGCCGTCAGCGGCCACACCAGAACCGTCACGGGCATCGCATGGTCCCGCGAAGGGGACTACCTCGTGTCCACGAGTTCGGATCAGACAACACGTCTCCACGCCCGTTGGAAGCGCGGTGATGCCGTGACTGGCGCCCGCTCGTGGCATGAGATGTCCCGTCCCCAGATCCACGGCTACGACCTCAACTGCATCGACACTTTGGGCGCCTCTCAGTTCGTCTCAGGCGCAGACGAGAAGCTCATGCGTGTCTTCAGCGAGCCACGCGCCGTCGCCAAGATGCTGCAGACCCTCGGCGGAATCGAGAGCGGCGCACCCACGGAATCCATGCCAGACGGCGCCAACATGCCTGTGCTAGGCCTCTCCAACAAGGCTATTGACGCCGTCGACGACGACCAGGAAGTACAAGCCGACGACCAGTACGACCGCGAGGCCGTTGACCCGGCCACTGTCGTCCGCAAGTCCATGCTCGACATTGACCACCCGCCCTTTGAAGAGTCCCTTTCGCGGCATACTCTCTGGCCGGAGACGGAGAAGCTCTACGGCCACGGCTACGAAATCTCCTGCCTAGCCGCCAGCCACGACGGCAAGCTCATCGCCAGCGCCTGCAAGGCGAGCTCTCTCAACCATGCCGTCATCCGCGTCTTTGAGACGGAGCGCTGGACCGAGGTCAGGCCACCGCTGGCGGCGCACACCCTGACCGTCACGAGGCTGCGGTTCTCCCCAGACGACCGTTTCCTCCTGAGCGTGGGCAGAGACCGGCAGTGGGCCGTCTTCGAGCGCGGGAGCGATGGGCAGCAGTATTCCCTCCTCCAAGCGAACCCCAAGGGCCACACGCGCATGATTCTCGACGCCGCGTGGGCGCCTCTGTCGCTGAGTGATGGTAATAGCAGTAGGGTGTTTGTCACGGCGGGACGTGACAAGAACGCCAAGGTCTGGGTTGGCAAAGAGGCCGTAAAGGATGAGCAAGGCGTCAGCAAAATGGAGTTCACCTTGGCTTCGAGCATTGCCTTTGACGGGCCCGTCACGGCCGTCGACTTCCTCGGCAGGCGGGGTGCCGGTGGTGAGCTTGTCCTTGCCGTCGGCACCGAGTCTGGCAAAATCTCTCTTTGCACGCTGGCCCCTGACACTTTCCAGCCGGTCGACACACTCCAGCTTGCGTCGAG CCTATGCCTCCCGAAACCCGTTTCCCAACTCGCATGGCGACCATCAAAGAGCGATAGCAGCACAGACGAGTTAGGCATCGCAGGTGAAGATAGCTCCCTGCGCGTATACAGCTTCACAGGATTAGGCGCGCCGTCCAGGTCCAATGAATGA